A section of the Vicinamibacterales bacterium genome encodes:
- a CDS encoding amidohydrolase family protein has protein sequence MPIVDFHNHYYPPAYLDALRTTGTNVTVGVDADGNPLLYYPGDYNIVVPGHRDIDFRERVLADLGVDRQVLTLTTPGTHVETPQRAADLARLVNDEFAEVVATRGHRFAALATLPLNDPAAAARELDRAMTTLRLPGAMVFSNINGVALADRRFWPVYEKANELGAVLYIHPNHPVSVEAMTEYWLMPLVGFLMDTTLAAAHLVFAGVTERFPRIRWVLGHLGGAIPYLAERLDRGFFAFKECREHITRPPGEHLRRFYYDTVNFDANALKLAIAFAGADHVMAGSDYPHQIGSIPKMLSSLRALEIDESAKAGILGGNAARLLGEAGAALRA, from the coding sequence ATGCCGATTGTCGATTTTCACAACCACTACTATCCGCCCGCGTACCTGGATGCGCTCCGGACGACGGGCACCAACGTGACGGTCGGTGTCGATGCTGACGGCAATCCGCTCTTGTACTACCCCGGCGACTACAACATCGTCGTGCCAGGGCACCGCGACATCGACTTCAGGGAACGGGTGCTGGCCGACCTGGGCGTCGATCGGCAGGTGTTGACGCTGACCACGCCCGGCACGCACGTGGAGACGCCGCAGCGCGCGGCCGATCTCGCGCGTCTCGTCAACGACGAGTTCGCGGAGGTCGTCGCGACGCGCGGCCACCGTTTTGCGGCGCTGGCCACGCTGCCGCTCAACGATCCCGCAGCAGCGGCCCGCGAATTGGATCGAGCCATGACGACGCTGCGGCTGCCGGGGGCGATGGTTTTCAGCAACATCAACGGCGTCGCGCTCGCCGACCGCCGGTTCTGGCCGGTCTATGAGAAGGCCAACGAACTGGGTGCCGTCCTCTACATTCACCCGAACCACCCGGTGAGCGTGGAGGCCATGACGGAGTACTGGCTGATGCCGCTCGTCGGCTTCCTGATGGACACGACGCTCGCGGCCGCGCACCTCGTGTTCGCGGGCGTCACCGAGCGATTCCCCCGCATCAGATGGGTGCTCGGACACCTCGGAGGGGCGATCCCGTATCTGGCCGAGCGGCTCGACCGCGGGTTCTTCGCGTTCAAGGAGTGCCGCGAGCACATCACGCGCCCGCCGGGCGAACACCTGAGGCGCTTCTACTACGACACGGTCAACTTCGACGCGAATGCGCTGAAGCTGGCCATCGCCTTTGCCGGGGCCGATCACGTGATGGCCGGCAGCGACTATCCGCACCAGATCGGCAGCATCCCCAAGATGCTCTCGAGCCTTCGCGCGCTGGAGATCGACGAATCGGCAAAGGCCGGCATCCTCGGCGGCAACGCGGCGCGGCTTCTCGGCGAGGCGGGCGCGGCACTTCGCGCATGA
- a CDS encoding amino acid permease: protein MPTPHTSGGPDLRQTLRLSHTTAMVVGTIIGASIFVQPSEMSSALPSIPGLLLAWTVAGLLTVVGSLICAELASAYPRTGGVYVYLSETVSPAAGFLWAWAMFWSMHSGIIAAIAVICARYTAYLVPLSATGQRGMAIAVILLLSAVNYLGVRFGSRVQATFTIGKLLAVAVLIVTGFVAGWHLPHFVGDRTEAALLSRFPAAVAAGLFAFGGWHMVTYAAGETVQARRTIPRALMAGTAIVTACYVMLNVVYFYVLPLDTVIASSRVAADAADAVLGSGGGAIIAALVVFSTFGALSGIVLLGPRVYFSMAGDHRWFGWLGAVHPRFQTPYRAIAIQAAWSSVLVATGTYRVLFTRVVYTEWIFFAALAVGLAAARRRPGYAPAYRMPGYPAVPALFAVVAIAIAVSQLVSDPPEALIGLLLVGAGLPAYYLGRRRQAPSEDAARRRRDA, encoded by the coding sequence ATGCCGACGCCGCACACGTCCGGCGGCCCTGACCTCCGACAGACCCTCCGGCTCTCCCACACGACCGCGATGGTCGTGGGTACGATCATCGGAGCGTCCATCTTCGTCCAGCCGTCGGAGATGAGTAGCGCGCTGCCATCGATCCCGGGTCTCCTGCTGGCGTGGACCGTCGCAGGTCTCCTGACCGTGGTCGGCTCGCTCATCTGCGCCGAGCTGGCGTCGGCCTATCCCCGGACCGGCGGGGTCTACGTGTATCTCAGCGAGACCGTGTCGCCCGCGGCCGGCTTCCTGTGGGCCTGGGCGATGTTCTGGAGCATGCACTCCGGCATCATCGCCGCGATCGCGGTCATCTGCGCCCGGTATACCGCCTACCTGGTACCGCTCTCCGCCACCGGGCAGCGCGGGATGGCGATCGCCGTCATCCTCCTCCTGTCGGCCGTCAACTACCTCGGCGTGCGGTTCGGGAGCCGCGTGCAGGCGACGTTCACGATCGGCAAGCTGCTCGCGGTTGCGGTGTTGATCGTGACCGGGTTCGTGGCGGGCTGGCACCTGCCCCACTTCGTCGGAGATCGCACGGAGGCAGCCCTGCTGAGCCGGTTTCCCGCGGCGGTCGCGGCGGGGCTCTTCGCGTTCGGTGGCTGGCACATGGTGACCTATGCTGCCGGCGAGACGGTCCAGGCGCGCCGCACCATCCCGAGGGCCCTGATGGCAGGCACGGCGATCGTCACGGCCTGTTACGTGATGCTGAACGTCGTGTACTTCTATGTGCTGCCGCTCGACACGGTGATCGCGTCGTCGCGCGTTGCCGCCGACGCGGCTGACGCCGTGCTCGGGTCCGGCGGCGGCGCCATCATCGCGGCGCTCGTCGTCTTCTCGACCTTCGGCGCCCTCAGCGGCATCGTCTTGCTGGGCCCGCGGGTGTACTTCTCGATGGCCGGGGACCATCGCTGGTTCGGGTGGCTCGGTGCCGTCCACCCTCGATTCCAGACCCCGTACCGGGCCATTGCGATCCAGGCCGCCTGGTCGTCGGTGCTCGTGGCCACCGGCACGTATCGCGTCCTGTTCACACGCGTGGTCTACACCGAGTGGATCTTCTTCGCGGCGCTGGCCGTCGGGCTGGCGGCCGCGCGGCGCCGGCCGGGGTACGCGCCGGCGTACCGCATGCCGGGATACCCGGCGGTGCCCGCGCTGTTTGCCGTCGTGGCCATCGCGATCGCCGTCAGCCAGCTCGTCTCGGATCCACCAGAGGCCCTGATCGGCCTCCTCCTGGTCGGCGCCGGGCTTCCGGCGTACTATCTTGGCAGGCGGCGCCAGGCTCCAAGCGAAGACGCCGCCCGCAGGCGCCGGGACGCATGA
- a CDS encoding amino acid permease, protein MGDQLVDRERGLHRQLTRRHMTMIAMGGAIGTGLFLGSGMAVGQAGPGVIVSYVLGVGLCLIMMYALAEMAVVHPTAGSFGVYAEIYLNRWAGFVVRYTYWFAQVVAVGGEVTAAGIYTQFWFPGVSLWVWVTLYSAALILVNLTAVRLFGEFEYWFAMIKVSAILIFVVLGVGYVFTGFGVVAPVGLGNLLNPATGGFLPHGLTGVMKAMLVVVFSFYGIEIIAVTAGEALEPEREVPRALRSMVFRLGLFYIVAIALVVAIVPWQRAGLAESPFVTVFRTLGVPFAAGLMNFVVLTAALSSMNTNLYLTGRMLFSLARSGFAPAAFGRLSPQGSPRNAILTSTIGLALAAVLSVEYASSAYQWLFGIAIFGGILVWIVVLVTLLAFRRTRARLGLPPGRVRVPFYPWLPILGIVALVLVLVDCFFVGLGVAWAAGGVWLGIISLGYLASRARAARLS, encoded by the coding sequence TTGGGCGATCAGTTGGTCGATCGCGAGCGCGGCCTCCACCGGCAGCTCACTCGTCGCCACATGACGATGATTGCGATGGGCGGCGCGATCGGTACCGGGCTGTTTCTCGGCAGCGGCATGGCCGTCGGACAGGCCGGCCCGGGCGTGATCGTGTCGTATGTCCTGGGTGTCGGCCTCTGCCTGATCATGATGTACGCGCTGGCCGAGATGGCGGTCGTCCATCCCACGGCCGGTTCATTCGGCGTCTACGCCGAGATCTACCTCAATCGCTGGGCCGGGTTCGTCGTCCGCTACACGTACTGGTTTGCCCAGGTCGTGGCCGTGGGCGGTGAGGTGACAGCCGCTGGCATCTACACCCAGTTCTGGTTCCCGGGCGTGTCGCTGTGGGTCTGGGTGACCCTCTACTCGGCCGCGCTCATCCTCGTCAATCTCACGGCCGTCCGCCTCTTCGGCGAGTTCGAGTACTGGTTCGCGATGATCAAGGTGTCGGCCATCCTGATCTTCGTCGTGCTGGGCGTCGGGTACGTCTTCACCGGGTTCGGGGTGGTTGCGCCCGTCGGCCTCGGGAACCTGTTGAACCCGGCAACCGGCGGGTTCCTGCCGCACGGGCTGACGGGCGTCATGAAGGCGATGCTCGTTGTCGTCTTCTCGTTCTACGGCATCGAGATCATCGCCGTGACGGCCGGCGAAGCGCTGGAGCCCGAGCGGGAAGTGCCGCGCGCCCTGCGGAGCATGGTCTTCCGCCTGGGTCTGTTCTACATCGTGGCGATCGCCCTGGTCGTGGCAATCGTGCCGTGGCAGCGGGCCGGCCTGGCGGAGAGTCCGTTCGTCACGGTCTTCCGAACTCTCGGCGTGCCCTTCGCCGCAGGCCTGATGAACTTCGTCGTCCTGACGGCGGCCCTGTCGTCGATGAACACGAACCTGTACCTCACGGGTCGGATGCTGTTCTCGCTCGCCAGGAGCGGCTTCGCGCCGGCGGCGTTCGGCCGCTTGTCCCCGCAGGGCTCGCCGCGAAACGCGATCCTGACGTCGACGATCGGCCTGGCGCTCGCCGCCGTGCTGTCGGTCGAGTACGCCAGTTCGGCCTACCAGTGGCTGTTCGGCATCGCGATCTTCGGCGGCATCCTCGTGTGGATCGTGGTGCTCGTGACGCTGCTGGCCTTCAGGCGGACGAGAGCGAGGCTGGGGCTGCCGCCCGGCAGGGTCCGCGTGCCCTTCTACCCATGGCTGCCGATCCTCGGGATCGTCGCGCTCGTGCTGGTGCTGGTGGATTGCTTCTTCGTCGGCCTCGGCGTCGCGTGGGCGGCCGGCGGGGTGTGGCTCGGCATCATCTCGCTCGGCTATCTGGCGTCGCGTGCGCGAGCCGCCCGCCTCTCGTGA
- a CDS encoding aldehyde ferredoxin oxidoreductase family protein, with the protein MADRTCGYGGRILRVDLTSRRFEVEPLDPRWIKDVVGGRAANTKRLAEDLDPASDPMGPGNVLIFGIGPLTGTLLPASAYYTVTARSPLTGILGDSAAGGHFGPEMKLTGFDQIVITGCADSLTYLLVSEEGVRFVPCPDLAGRDVVETTAAIRQDHGDWDIQVAAIGVAGENRVRFAALVSSGHRVNGRAGMGAVMGSKNLKAIAVRGRRAVRLHDPLRFFDEVRKVHRAILDHPEYDKRRRLGTTMLMQDLNRIGILPTRHFQEGLCSYVDEVSGETLASTYKVKNKSCYNCHVHCSRYYVCEGVEAEGPEFETLCGFTSRIGSRSLPFALEMNRTLNQYGMDSLAVCEIVGWLMECQDKGLVTPEDVDGMRVAWGDCDTVRRLVELIAHRRGIGDALAEGATRFSRRFSEAAQRLVMQVKGLDIICGDPRGIKAYGLTYAVASRGADHLRAEPYFELTERWEVARQRFGTEKAADRLAEEGKAALVTYSEKIALLTDSLTMCKNVGLCMDVINLDSAAGLLGAATGVKYTPERLEAHFGDAVQRDLGLNRRFGVTKAQDTLPDRFLHEPLAEGPTRGSVVDLPRMLHEYYRLHEQ; encoded by the coding sequence GTGGCTGACCGTACCTGCGGCTACGGCGGCCGGATCCTCCGCGTGGACCTGACGTCGCGCCGGTTCGAGGTCGAACCGCTCGATCCGCGCTGGATCAAGGACGTGGTCGGAGGGCGCGCCGCCAACACCAAGCGGCTCGCCGAGGATCTCGACCCCGCGAGCGATCCGATGGGTCCGGGCAACGTCCTCATCTTCGGCATCGGCCCCCTCACCGGCACACTGCTGCCCGCCTCTGCCTACTACACGGTCACGGCCCGCTCCCCCCTGACCGGGATTCTCGGAGACTCCGCCGCGGGCGGCCATTTCGGCCCCGAGATGAAGTTGACGGGGTTCGACCAGATCGTCATCACCGGCTGCGCCGACAGCCTCACGTACCTGCTCGTCTCGGAAGAGGGCGTGAGGTTCGTCCCGTGCCCAGACCTCGCCGGCCGCGACGTGGTCGAGACGACCGCCGCCATCCGCCAGGACCACGGCGACTGGGACATCCAGGTCGCGGCGATCGGCGTTGCCGGCGAGAACCGCGTGCGCTTTGCCGCGCTCGTGTCGAGTGGCCACCGCGTGAACGGCCGTGCCGGGATGGGTGCGGTCATGGGATCGAAGAACCTCAAGGCGATCGCCGTGCGCGGCAGGCGCGCGGTACGCCTCCACGATCCGCTGCGGTTCTTCGACGAGGTGCGCAAGGTCCACCGCGCCATCCTCGATCATCCCGAGTACGACAAGCGCCGCCGCCTCGGCACGACGATGCTGATGCAGGACCTCAACCGCATCGGCATTCTGCCCACGCGGCACTTCCAGGAGGGCCTGTGCTCGTATGTGGACGAGGTGTCGGGCGAGACGCTGGCATCCACCTACAAGGTCAAGAACAAGAGCTGCTACAACTGCCACGTCCACTGCTCGCGCTACTACGTCTGCGAGGGGGTTGAAGCCGAAGGGCCGGAGTTCGAGACGCTGTGCGGCTTCACGTCGCGCATCGGCAGCCGCAGCCTGCCGTTCGCGCTCGAGATGAACCGCACGCTGAACCAGTACGGGATGGACTCGCTGGCCGTCTGCGAGATCGTCGGCTGGCTCATGGAGTGCCAGGACAAGGGCCTGGTGACACCCGAGGACGTGGACGGCATGCGGGTCGCGTGGGGCGACTGCGACACGGTGCGGCGGCTGGTCGAACTCATCGCCCACAGGCGCGGGATTGGCGACGCGCTGGCCGAGGGCGCGACGCGGTTCTCCCGGCGCTTCTCGGAGGCGGCGCAGAGACTGGTGATGCAGGTCAAGGGTCTCGACATCATCTGCGGCGATCCACGCGGCATCAAGGCCTACGGCCTGACGTATGCGGTGGCGTCACGCGGCGCCGACCACCTGCGAGCCGAGCCGTATTTCGAGCTGACCGAGCGCTGGGAGGTGGCGCGGCAGCGGTTCGGCACCGAGAAGGCGGCCGACCGCCTGGCCGAGGAGGGCAAGGCCGCGCTCGTCACCTACTCGGAGAAGATCGCCCTGCTCACCGACTCGCTCACCATGTGCAAGAACGTCGGCCTCTGCATGGACGTGATCAACCTCGACAGCGCTGCGGGGCTGCTCGGCGCGGCCACGGGCGTGAAATACACGCCCGAACGGCTGGAGGCGCACTTCGGCGACGCGGTGCAACGTGACCTGGGTCTGAACCGACGTTTCGGCGTGACGAAGGCGCAAGACACGCTCCCCGACCGGTTCCTCCACGAACCGCTGGCTGAAGGGCCGACGCGCGGCTCGGTCGTCGATCTCCCCAGAATGCTCCACGAGTACTACCGGCTCCACGAACAATGA
- a CDS encoding 4Fe-4S dicluster domain-containing protein, whose amino-acid sequence MIRIDVGKCTGCRCCEAACAFHHTGSGGRHLARIRVVNLYEIGVDAPVVCQQCAERYCLACPADALTLGPLGQVVVSPTLCSECGACARSCPIGAIEPVDGIAYVCDLCGGQPRCVEACTQGAIEFAPCAGGVLSLAPFKAGSERLGPSHKRALFVRSIGLSARATWGVARG is encoded by the coding sequence ATGATCCGGATTGACGTGGGCAAGTGCACGGGCTGCCGCTGTTGCGAGGCTGCCTGCGCGTTTCATCATACCGGCAGCGGGGGCCGGCACCTGGCCCGCATCCGCGTTGTCAATCTCTACGAGATCGGCGTGGACGCGCCTGTCGTCTGCCAGCAGTGCGCGGAGCGCTATTGCCTGGCGTGCCCTGCGGACGCCCTCACGCTGGGTCCGCTCGGCCAGGTCGTCGTCTCGCCCACCCTCTGCTCGGAGTGCGGCGCCTGCGCCCGCTCGTGCCCAATCGGCGCCATCGAGCCGGTGGACGGCATCGCGTACGTCTGCGACCTGTGCGGAGGCCAGCCGCGATGCGTGGAGGCGTGCACGCAGGGCGCGATCGAATTCGCGCCGTGCGCGGGCGGCGTCTTGTCGCTCGCCCCGTTCAAGGCGGGCAGCGAGCGGCTCGGGCCGAGCCACAAGCGGGCGTTGTTCGTGCGATCGATCGGCCTGTCGGCCCGCGCAACATGGGGGGTGGCGCGTGGCTGA
- a CDS encoding TIGR04076 family protein has translation MARIKVSVERVGGCCNLPMMIGDSFYLDGSKLSVPDGKFVCMWALQSMMPVFPVLGVQEHLPSSHWVHSVRHFTCPDPKGQVLFRVERLVDDPD, from the coding sequence ATGGCCAGGATCAAGGTGTCGGTCGAACGTGTCGGCGGCTGCTGCAACCTGCCGATGATGATTGGGGATTCGTTCTACCTCGACGGGTCGAAGCTGTCGGTCCCTGACGGGAAGTTCGTCTGCATGTGGGCGCTTCAGAGCATGATGCCGGTGTTCCCCGTCCTTGGCGTGCAGGAACATCTGCCGTCCAGCCATTGGGTCCACTCCGTGCGCCACTTCACCTGCCCCGATCCGAAGGGCCAGGTCCTGTTCCGCGTGGAGAGGCTGGTCGATGATCCGGATTGA
- a CDS encoding polyprenyl synthetase family protein, with protein sequence MARADADTPGFGSEFRSRLCVTLVADLLRDLEIHLIEIRSVRFLADHPWPTGKRLRPITFLLSNLSVQVLRTTRPVFDGRESRLAAAIELLHEASLVHDDIVDRSTVRRGKPSMQVLHGEGLALLIGDYMVFRGLKLVLDAAISRDDIVLAQELANTGLAIAHGEADQLDRYLNRRDGASRMSMDNYIGIIGKKTAAFFAGCAEAGAAMAGAGKELRQIYREFGMNMGLAFQMVDDLMDILGDPLKASKTLQNNVAEGTVTLPMVHAWELHPEDPLLGKLARAETLNRRERARMQKILARPTVVEASRSTMDVYAANARRCLDRMPSSIYRVGLADLLDYIVRCPWGGLESTLARAANPGDTGGIPPEKESN encoded by the coding sequence ATGGCTCGAGCGGATGCCGATACGCCTGGGTTCGGTTCGGAGTTTCGGTCGCGTCTGTGTGTCACCCTGGTGGCGGACCTTCTCCGGGATCTGGAAATCCACCTGATCGAGATCAGGTCGGTCCGATTCCTGGCCGATCATCCCTGGCCGACGGGCAAACGCCTCCGACCCATTACATTTCTCCTTTCCAACCTCTCGGTTCAAGTGCTGCGGACGACGCGACCCGTGTTCGATGGCCGGGAGTCGCGCCTGGCTGCGGCGATTGAGCTGCTCCACGAGGCCTCGCTGGTCCACGACGATATCGTGGACCGGAGCACCGTGCGGCGGGGTAAGCCCAGCATGCAGGTGCTGCACGGGGAAGGGCTGGCCCTGCTGATCGGCGACTACATGGTGTTTCGGGGTCTCAAGCTGGTTCTGGACGCGGCGATATCCCGGGACGACATCGTCCTGGCGCAGGAGTTGGCCAACACCGGGCTGGCGATTGCGCACGGGGAGGCCGACCAGCTCGACAGGTACTTGAACCGGCGCGACGGGGCATCCCGGATGTCCATGGACAATTACATCGGCATCATTGGGAAGAAGACAGCCGCCTTTTTCGCCGGCTGCGCGGAGGCGGGCGCAGCCATGGCGGGTGCCGGCAAGGAACTCCGCCAGATCTACCGGGAGTTCGGCATGAACATGGGGCTGGCCTTCCAGATGGTGGACGATCTGATGGACATTCTGGGCGACCCGCTCAAGGCATCCAAGACGTTGCAGAACAACGTGGCCGAGGGGACGGTGACGCTGCCGATGGTTCACGCGTGGGAGTTGCATCCGGAGGACCCGCTGCTCGGCAAGCTGGCGCGCGCGGAGACGCTGAACCGGCGCGAACGGGCGCGGATGCAGAAGATCCTGGCGCGGCCGACGGTGGTGGAGGCGTCCAGATCCACGATGGACGTGTATGCAGCGAACGCACGACGCTGCCTGGATCGCATGCCGTCGAGCATCTATCGCGTGGGGCTCGCGGATCTGCTGGACTACATCGTCCGCTGCCCCTGGGGTGGGTTGGAGTCGACACTCGCGCGCGCCGCGAATCCGGGCGACACCGGCGGGATTCCGCCGGAGAAGGAGTCGAACTGA
- a CDS encoding metalloregulator ArsR/SmtB family transcription factor, translated as MTSPPQLFRALADRTRLRIVNLLARGSLCVCDIQRILEQPQSSVSRHLALLKAAGLIRDRRDGMRIFYGLTGWDSRLARAVLTALRAHLAAEADYGADIEELMRLRERGACHEEPKHPGTPRRRARRAIESHPEV; from the coding sequence ATGACTTCACCACCCCAGCTCTTTCGCGCCCTGGCCGACCGCACCCGCCTGCGGATCGTGAACCTGCTCGCCCGCGGATCGCTCTGCGTCTGCGACATCCAGCGCATCCTCGAACAACCGCAGTCGAGCGTGTCACGCCACCTGGCGCTGTTGAAGGCGGCAGGCCTGATCCGCGACCGCCGCGACGGCATGCGGATCTTCTACGGCTTGACCGGCTGGGATTCACGCCTGGCGCGTGCGGTGTTGACCGCCCTGCGGGCCCACCTTGCGGCAGAAGCCGACTACGGCGCCGACATCGAGGAACTGATGCGGCTCCGCGAGAGGGGCGCCTGCCACGAGGAACCGAAACACCCTGGCACCCCGCGGCGACGTGCTCGACGTGCCATCGAGAGCCACCCGGAGGTATGA
- a CDS encoding arsenate reductase ArsC, which produces MAGQLVLFACVHNAGRSQMAAALFNALVDPARARALSAGTKPGPVVHPEVAMVMREIGIDLSSATPRQLTDDLAGRATLLITMGCGEQCPYVPGVERSDWALADPKGRPVEEVRAIRDDIRSRVAALIEARGWQA; this is translated from the coding sequence ATGGCCGGGCAGTTGGTGCTCTTCGCTTGCGTGCACAATGCCGGACGATCGCAGATGGCGGCCGCGCTCTTCAACGCCCTGGTCGATCCCGCGAGGGCGCGAGCGCTCTCCGCCGGAACCAAGCCGGGCCCGGTGGTCCATCCCGAAGTGGCCATGGTGATGCGCGAGATCGGCATCGACCTGTCGTCGGCCACGCCGCGTCAACTGACCGACGACCTGGCTGGGCGCGCCACCCTGTTGATCACGATGGGTTGCGGCGAACAGTGCCCGTACGTGCCCGGCGTGGAGCGCAGCGACTGGGCGCTGGCCGACCCGAAGGGCCGACCGGTCGAGGAAGTCCGGGCTATTCGCGATGACATTCGCTCACGTGTCGCGGCACTGATCGAGGCGCGGGGATGGCAGGCGTGA